From Neobacillus sp. PS2-9, the proteins below share one genomic window:
- a CDS encoding DNA cytosine methyltransferase produces the protein MKDGKLQVMDLFAGAGGLSNGFEQTNQFQVKIAVEINENARKTYLENHPYLNEELFHKDITKLVYKDEDSILKDEYQDIDVIIGGPPCQGFSNANRQKNTLISSNNQLVKEYLRAIEEIKPKAFIMENVRTLESEKHKFFISKDDEKELAELGLEPDGEIIKIGNVTNNFESLRCFLMNKYNNGDSLSKYIIDKDVFSKLNSLLRHAKNQTVSELKNFLNKQNNKKYFSKIVNSKWKGIHDKFWEESYKTSWNLLGENLKKILEDEEICVKEFSDILEEIIETQKVINKISEIIQNKIKLFTDIDISGDSFVIHIKSYNVFSYIKAKISSLGYKFNEENYIFNSAMFGVPQERRRLILIGVLEEIREGEPVKIPEAIFKNNKRKEYYKIHDAIKDLEKLLPSTDVKDDEIYRGDTKPLSDSPLNMYLNNNENNLIYNHVRTDSREIAQQRFEALTAGQNFHNLKDSLKTTYSDHSRTQNTIYKRLDYNEPSDTVLNVRKSMWIHPTIDRAISIREAARLQSFQDNYKFLGPKDSQYQQVGNAVPPLMARFVAESLLESLGIVVENKIIDIIQPAKKILN, from the coding sequence TTGAAAGATGGAAAACTACAAGTAATGGATCTTTTTGCAGGTGCCGGTGGTCTCAGCAATGGATTTGAACAAACAAATCAATTTCAAGTTAAAATTGCAGTGGAGATTAATGAGAATGCTAGAAAAACATATTTAGAAAACCATCCGTATTTAAATGAGGAATTATTCCATAAAGATATTACAAAATTAGTCTATAAAGATGAAGACAGTATTCTAAAAGATGAATATCAAGACATAGATGTTATCATTGGCGGACCGCCCTGCCAGGGTTTTTCAAATGCAAATAGACAAAAGAATACACTTATATCTTCAAATAACCAGCTTGTAAAAGAGTATCTTCGAGCAATAGAGGAAATAAAACCAAAAGCGTTTATAATGGAAAATGTAAGAACGTTGGAATCGGAAAAGCATAAATTTTTTATAAGTAAAGATGATGAAAAAGAACTAGCTGAATTAGGATTAGAGCCGGATGGCGAAATCATTAAGATTGGTAATGTGACAAATAATTTTGAAAGCCTTAGATGCTTTTTAATGAATAAATATAATAACGGCGATAGCTTATCTAAATATATAATAGATAAGGATGTATTCTCGAAACTGAATTCTCTGTTAAGGCATGCAAAGAATCAGACAGTGAGTGAATTGAAAAACTTCTTAAATAAACAAAATAATAAGAAGTATTTTTCAAAAATTGTAAACAGTAAATGGAAGGGAATCCATGATAAGTTTTGGGAGGAATCTTATAAAACTTCTTGGAATCTCTTAGGAGAAAACTTAAAAAAAATACTTGAAGATGAAGAAATTTGTGTTAAAGAATTCTCAGATATACTTGAGGAAATTATAGAAACACAAAAAGTAATCAACAAAATTTCTGAAATAATTCAGAACAAAATTAAATTGTTTACCGATATCGATATTAGTGGAGACAGTTTTGTAATCCATATTAAATCATATAATGTTTTTAGCTATATAAAGGCTAAAATCTCTAGTTTGGGTTATAAATTTAATGAAGAAAATTATATCTTTAATTCTGCCATGTTCGGTGTCCCCCAGGAGAGAAGAAGGCTTATCTTAATTGGAGTTTTAGAAGAAATTCGAGAAGGCGAGCCAGTAAAAATACCGGAAGCAATCTTTAAGAATAACAAAAGAAAAGAATATTATAAAATTCACGATGCAATTAAGGATCTTGAAAAGTTGCTACCAAGTACAGATGTAAAGGATGATGAAATATATAGGGGAGACACCAAGCCTCTTAGTGATAGCCCATTAAATATGTACTTGAATAATAATGAAAATAATCTAATCTATAATCATGTAAGAACAGACTCAAGAGAAATTGCACAACAAAGATTTGAAGCTTTAACAGCTGGCCAAAACTTTCATAATTTAAAGGACTCTTTAAAGACAACATATAGTGATCACAGTAGAACACAGAATACTATTTATAAGAGACTTGATTATAATGAACCTTCAGATACAGTTCTCAATGTTAGAAAGTCAATGTGGATCCACCCTACTATTGATAGGGCTATCAGTATAAGAGAAGCAGCAAGATTACAATCGTTCCAAGATAATTATAAATTCTTAGGTCCAAAGGATTCTCAGTATCAGCAGGTAGGTAATGCAGTACCTCCATTAATGGCAAGATTTGTGGCTGAAAGTTTGCTAGAGTCACTTGGGATAGTAGTAGAAAATAAAATTATTGATATAATACAACCTGCAAAAAAAATCTTAAACTAG
- a CDS encoding AIPR family protein, whose product MIETKQRKEFLVDFIEELEEKAIKTGSYQISFLEKMLSFMDRPDEPEILIPPYLDTGKNIQVNAYSFDEDNNALDLYVVDYNFEQNEEDLLNISMTAVTDIANKVKRFITNAQALLQTIDHSLQSYDLAKLISESMDSISEVNIFVITNMYYTSNKPIDVSIPGVETVNIQVWDIDRVQQLITAEQGIETDYINLEKDYNETFDMMLVPDPLNGVKNFDCYVGYISAELLAKAYDEWGQKLVERNVRSFLQARGGTNKGIRDTLKDPFQRKMFVAYNNGISTVARAAEIEKVEDKANLYRFKGLSGWQIVNGGQTTASIHQAYKEGISLKDVYVQAKLTILQVNEFTTTDQHLLEDEMVSRISQYANTQNKINKSDLLANTRFMSDLEKFSRNIWIPVFDGRKPESKWYFERARGQYMVDINRRKRGKEQTEFKKQYPKDKVLAKIDIAKHFMSWEGYPHVSSKGGEEAFNKFMDLNKSFWKTEGNSQEKLTLSVYQKLIARSIINKRVKELVDEMKLKGYKANVNYYTVAMLNHLYGNKIDLVGIWEAQALSDKWDEVIRIIADKALAFLKDSAGERNVTQWAKQEACWVQFKESCSKELSNLI is encoded by the coding sequence ATGATTGAAACAAAACAAAGAAAAGAATTTCTTGTAGATTTCATTGAAGAATTGGAAGAAAAGGCGATTAAAACAGGTAGTTATCAAATTTCGTTTTTAGAGAAAATGCTGTCTTTTATGGATCGTCCAGATGAACCAGAAATACTTATTCCGCCATATTTAGATACAGGTAAAAATATTCAAGTTAATGCCTATTCTTTTGATGAAGATAATAATGCATTAGATTTATACGTCGTAGACTATAATTTTGAGCAAAATGAAGAAGATCTGCTCAATATTAGCATGACTGCGGTTACCGATATTGCGAATAAAGTGAAAAGGTTTATTACAAATGCTCAGGCGTTGCTTCAAACAATTGACCATTCATTACAATCCTATGATCTAGCTAAATTAATTTCTGAAAGTATGGACTCAATTAGTGAGGTCAATATTTTTGTTATAACAAATATGTACTACACGTCAAATAAACCTATTGATGTATCAATTCCAGGAGTGGAGACAGTCAATATTCAAGTTTGGGATATTGATCGGGTTCAACAACTTATTACTGCAGAGCAAGGTATTGAAACAGATTACATCAATTTAGAAAAAGATTATAATGAAACATTTGATATGATGCTTGTCCCAGATCCTTTAAATGGCGTAAAAAACTTTGACTGCTATGTAGGTTATATTTCAGCAGAGCTGCTCGCAAAGGCCTATGATGAATGGGGTCAAAAGCTTGTTGAACGAAATGTTAGATCCTTTCTGCAAGCTAGAGGCGGAACAAACAAAGGTATACGTGATACATTAAAAGATCCTTTTCAACGTAAAATGTTTGTAGCCTATAATAACGGGATTTCAACCGTTGCACGTGCTGCAGAGATTGAAAAAGTAGAGGATAAAGCTAACCTGTATAGATTTAAAGGACTGAGCGGGTGGCAAATTGTTAACGGTGGACAGACTACTGCATCAATCCATCAGGCATATAAGGAAGGAATAAGCTTGAAGGATGTCTATGTACAAGCAAAGCTGACTATTCTTCAGGTAAATGAATTTACAACAACTGATCAGCATTTACTAGAAGATGAAATGGTATCTCGTATCTCACAATATGCTAATACGCAAAATAAGATTAATAAGTCTGATTTACTTGCAAATACGAGATTTATGTCTGATTTAGAGAAATTCTCCCGTAATATTTGGATTCCAGTTTTTGATGGACGCAAACCTGAAAGCAAATGGTATTTTGAGCGTGCACGTGGTCAATACATGGTGGATATTAATAGGAGAAAAAGAGGTAAAGAACAGACCGAGTTTAAAAAGCAGTATCCAAAAGATAAAGTGTTAGCGAAAATAGATATTGCCAAGCATTTTATGTCTTGGGAAGGATATCCGCATGTTTCCAGTAAGGGTGGCGAGGAAGCTTTTAATAAGTTTATGGATTTAAACAAGAGCTTTTGGAAAACAGAAGGAAACAGTCAAGAAAAGCTGACATTGTCTGTTTACCAAAAATTGATAGCAAGATCTATAATAAATAAACGCGTTAAGGAATTAGTAGATGAGATGAAATTAAAAGGTTATAAAGCCAACGTTAATTACTATACAGTTGCCATGCTTAACCACTTATATGGGAATAAAATAGATTTAGTAGGGATTTGGGAAGCTCAAGCTTTATCTGATAAATGGGACGAAGTCATCCGAATCATTGCTGATAAAGCACTAGCATTCCTTAAGGATTCTGCTGGTGAAAGAAACGTAACTCAGTGGGCAAAGCAAGAGGCGTGTTGGGTACAATTTAAGGAAAGCTGCTCGAAGGAATTGAGTAATCTTATTTAG
- a CDS encoding PD-(D/E)XK motif protein — translation MINLKIEFEEMISELKQQSDDEFYKLKVLNYEDPVLFAGIDAGNYHRQLYIDLGENPWEEEQLLSLPKWRGLSIKQEFFKKLFLLDGHYFLVIKQEDEQSNEIFEAVLQNLVDHLIINQKDSIFSTTYSVLDRWRAFFQRGGFRNLSEEQQRGLFGELWFINEWLDKFPGQPPLVVEQWEGPTKGRIDFKGSKCGLEIKTVNEKLTKSIKISNENQLKLSEAVSSIYLYVCYLEQSKTHGTSLQDLVVKVREKIASRSERIALIFNDLLTDLGFREEEYADTYYFVEKVEVYEAGENFPRLIKENLPKGISHVTYNIDLTHCSDFERDSEEIYQYFRVDGNHD, via the coding sequence GTGATAAACCTAAAAATAGAGTTTGAAGAGATGATTAGTGAGCTTAAACAGCAATCTGACGACGAGTTTTATAAGCTTAAAGTTTTAAATTATGAAGATCCTGTTTTGTTTGCCGGGATAGATGCAGGAAATTATCATAGGCAGCTGTATATAGACTTAGGAGAAAACCCATGGGAGGAGGAACAATTATTGTCCCTCCCCAAATGGCGGGGACTATCTATTAAGCAAGAGTTTTTCAAAAAACTTTTCTTGCTGGATGGTCATTATTTTCTTGTTATTAAACAGGAAGATGAGCAGAGTAATGAAATTTTTGAGGCTGTTCTACAAAATCTTGTAGATCATTTAATAATAAACCAAAAAGATTCCATATTTTCAACAACATATAGTGTGCTTGATAGATGGAGGGCTTTTTTTCAGCGGGGCGGCTTTAGAAACTTGTCAGAGGAACAGCAAAGAGGCTTATTTGGCGAACTATGGTTTATTAACGAATGGCTGGATAAGTTCCCTGGTCAGCCACCACTTGTTGTGGAACAGTGGGAAGGCCCTACCAAAGGAAGGATAGATTTTAAAGGCAGTAAATGCGGTTTAGAGATAAAAACAGTAAATGAAAAATTAACTAAATCTATTAAGATATCTAATGAGAACCAATTGAAATTAAGTGAAGCTGTTTCTTCTATTTACTTGTATGTATGTTATTTAGAGCAAAGTAAAACCCACGGGACTTCTCTTCAAGATTTAGTAGTAAAAGTGAGAGAAAAGATAGCTTCCAGGTCCGAGAGAATAGCTCTTATTTTTAATGATCTATTAACGGATCTAGGATTTAGGGAAGAGGAATATGCTGATACTTATTATTTTGTTGAAAAGGTAGAGGTCTATGAAGCAGGTGAGAACTTCCCGAGATTAATAAAAGAGAATTTACCAAAAGGGATTTCACATGTTACTTATAATATAGACCTTACACATTGTTCGGATTTTGAAAGAGATTCAGAGGAAATATATCAATATTTTAGAGTGGATGGGAATCATGATTGA
- a CDS encoding ATP-binding protein: MNVVITEPSAAPVIQALRSIGYNTNTAIADLVDNSLDAKASVIKINFDYDESNAMITISDNGTGMNEEMLQIAMNIGSKDPRAKRETSELGRFGMGLKTASFSLGKRLSVLTKRDGIYYERCWDLDHVSECNEWQLFTSIPDEVKSKIGLIEGESGTIVCIDKLDRFMGYGGKRTLKETSFFNKVSRVNKHLEFVFHSIIENNDISMIINGKVIVPWDPFMRYHEHTIEGEMQVLRINDNRIRVQYFILPHASHLTEPEYNKAGGYKGWRDHQGLYIYRENRLLYFGDWMGLFPKDAASQLARVRIDLPNAADSDWQVDIKKSGINLPEDAKRRLEAISGIARKVSKEIFYFRTQSHNPGQTFKGSLNTWEQSGREDGPQFILNRNHPILGELLNKIDDDSAKLLNLYLRLVQLGSPSNIIDSPKVPEEEIQDVSKAQKELVIQLASTMLSLNVANDTEQLLNLLITQPAVDGLNRVTIKKIVTEADLID, translated from the coding sequence ATGAATGTGGTTATTACGGAACCTTCTGCAGCACCAGTGATTCAAGCGTTAAGATCAATAGGTTACAATACTAACACCGCAATTGCTGATTTAGTAGACAATAGCCTTGATGCGAAAGCATCCGTTATTAAAATTAACTTTGATTATGATGAATCAAATGCAATGATCACAATTTCTGACAATGGAACTGGTATGAATGAAGAAATGCTTCAGATTGCAATGAATATCGGTTCCAAAGACCCTAGGGCGAAAAGAGAGACGAGTGAACTAGGGCGATTTGGTATGGGCTTAAAAACAGCTTCTTTCTCATTAGGTAAGCGGTTAAGCGTACTTACAAAAAGGGACGGAATTTATTATGAAAGATGCTGGGACTTAGACCATGTTTCGGAATGTAATGAGTGGCAGTTATTTACATCTATTCCAGATGAGGTAAAATCAAAGATAGGTTTAATTGAAGGTGAGAGTGGCACTATTGTCTGCATAGATAAACTTGATCGGTTTATGGGATATGGAGGCAAACGGACTTTAAAGGAAACAAGTTTTTTCAATAAGGTTTCCCGTGTTAACAAACATTTGGAGTTTGTTTTTCATTCCATTATAGAAAATAATGATATTTCTATGATTATTAACGGAAAGGTAATTGTTCCCTGGGATCCCTTCATGAGATATCACGAGCATACAATCGAAGGGGAAATGCAAGTACTCAGAATTAACGATAATAGAATAAGGGTTCAATATTTCATTCTTCCCCATGCCTCCCACTTAACTGAACCGGAATATAATAAAGCTGGTGGCTATAAAGGATGGAGAGACCATCAGGGATTATATATATATAGGGAAAACAGGTTACTATACTTTGGAGATTGGATGGGGTTATTTCCAAAAGACGCAGCCTCCCAGCTTGCTAGAGTTAGAATTGATCTTCCGAATGCAGCGGATTCTGATTGGCAAGTCGATATTAAAAAGTCAGGAATTAATTTACCTGAAGATGCCAAAAGAAGACTAGAAGCAATTTCAGGTATAGCTAGGAAAGTATCCAAGGAGATATTTTACTTTAGGACGCAATCTCATAACCCTGGACAAACTTTTAAAGGAAGTCTAAATACTTGGGAACAGTCAGGTAGAGAAGATGGACCGCAGTTTATTTTAAATAGAAATCATCCAATTTTGGGAGAACTGTTAAATAAAATTGATGATGATTCAGCCAAGCTATTAAATTTGTATTTGAGATTGGTTCAACTTGGTTCCCCAAGTAACATTATAGATTCACCGAAAGTTCCTGAAGAAGAGATTCAAGATGTATCGAAGGCTCAAAAGGAATTAGTTATTCAACTTGCATCAACCATGTTAAGTCTAAATGTTGCTAATGACACAGAACAACTACTTAATTTATTGATTACCCAGCCTGCTGTTGATGGCTTAAATAGAGTTACCATTAAAAAGATAGTAACGGAGGCAGATTTAATTGACTGA
- a CDS encoding Z1 domain-containing protein, whose amino-acid sequence MTEMDKKGLFEQSFSTNYYMFKPISKNQQEAAEKALIMAKMAVSGFFNIDDKTFKKWSLEMFMKYKIGVDIPKPPSVIGIENEDKWFKPQLVSGTFFWTRYRQYLSNIKNWPSESVEAIDDTTNEILKALGNPKSITPFDKRGLVLGYVQSGKTANFTGLINKAFDVGYKLIIVLSGIHNDLRAQTQIRLNEEVIGNRTDKEGKAMGVAQVYANTPDHIISSWTTEERDISSGHGGTSNLNSPTLMVVKKNKTVLESLRDQLINHRDLYHLDIPVLIVDDEADQASVDTSDPNKSEDPKTINKLIRQILEVFNRKAYVGYTATPFANLLISKEAKTDDEGQDLYPKDFLVGLPKPKDYCGPEEFFNVDEDPEDMRPSLIRPLKEEDTEVFTTIKKKTDADKFEEVPPQMREAILAFMLTIAIRNLREQRNKHNSMLIHTSRFKDVQSNVKDEVARTFEMISQQLQYNVKSNVILEAKALYELDFLPTTKEWPEDLPDISWEAVYEELKIIADKIRVFEINGNSKDALDYHQYKEDGLNVIAVGGDKLSRGLTLEGLSITYYFRNTLMYDTLMQMGRWFGYRKGYMDLCRIYTSEDIASNFEHLAIAMIELRKEFDRLAKLGKTPSEYAVKMLSHPSMTLTSPLKMRNAVSSTVIYGGTLQQTRMLDTDEQFYKNNMAATEKLVGKLPLVKRNFGKGKTNYYVSDNVDSTLVKEYLAEYKTSSRVEKVDSLKILNYIDLVNKQGELTSWTVAFVEGDPADRTGVGQYPVNIGELSLNSAVVRGVRVPSPTSNATTLDIKAIVAPNQEYIDIDPEKIKDIKDRDEKRRVRPKEKGLLLIYPLNPNVTVFNSLPVQFSDRLVPIGIAFSFPETTIDETVIYQTNKTV is encoded by the coding sequence TTGACTGAAATGGATAAAAAAGGTCTATTTGAACAATCGTTTTCTACTAACTACTATATGTTTAAACCAATTTCTAAAAATCAGCAAGAGGCAGCTGAAAAAGCGCTAATTATGGCAAAAATGGCTGTTTCCGGCTTCTTTAACATAGATGATAAGACATTTAAAAAGTGGTCCCTAGAGATGTTCATGAAATATAAAATTGGAGTAGATATACCTAAACCTCCAAGTGTAATCGGTATTGAAAATGAAGATAAATGGTTCAAACCTCAGCTGGTCTCTGGAACCTTCTTTTGGACAAGATACCGCCAATATTTATCAAATATAAAAAACTGGCCATCAGAGTCAGTTGAAGCAATTGATGATACCACGAATGAAATACTTAAGGCATTAGGAAATCCAAAATCTATTACGCCATTTGATAAGCGCGGTCTAGTATTGGGTTACGTTCAATCTGGTAAAACAGCCAATTTTACTGGTTTAATAAATAAAGCTTTCGACGTAGGTTATAAATTAATTATTGTATTATCAGGTATTCATAATGACTTAAGAGCTCAAACTCAAATCAGGTTAAATGAAGAGGTTATAGGGAACCGCACTGATAAAGAAGGAAAGGCAATGGGTGTGGCACAGGTCTATGCTAACACTCCGGATCATATTATTTCATCTTGGACAACTGAAGAAAGAGATATAAGCTCAGGGCACGGCGGTACAAGTAATCTAAATTCGCCAACACTAATGGTCGTAAAGAAAAATAAAACGGTTTTGGAATCACTTCGTGACCAGTTAATTAATCATCGGGATCTATATCATCTGGATATTCCAGTTCTAATTGTTGATGATGAGGCAGATCAGGCATCTGTCGATACATCAGATCCCAATAAAAGTGAAGATCCTAAAACGATTAATAAATTGATTCGACAAATACTTGAGGTATTTAATAGAAAAGCCTATGTAGGGTATACGGCAACTCCTTTTGCAAACCTTTTAATAAGTAAGGAAGCAAAAACAGACGATGAAGGACAGGACTTGTATCCAAAGGATTTTTTAGTGGGATTGCCTAAGCCGAAGGATTATTGCGGTCCAGAGGAATTTTTTAATGTAGATGAAGATCCTGAAGATATGAGACCAAGCTTAATCAGACCTTTAAAAGAGGAAGACACTGAAGTATTTACTACAATTAAGAAAAAGACCGATGCAGATAAATTTGAGGAAGTCCCCCCTCAAATGAGAGAAGCGATATTGGCATTTATGCTGACAATTGCCATTAGAAATTTAAGGGAACAACGGAACAAGCATAATTCAATGCTTATTCATACTTCTCGTTTCAAGGATGTTCAATCCAATGTAAAAGATGAGGTAGCAAGAACATTTGAAATGATCTCACAGCAGCTTCAATATAATGTAAAAAGCAATGTAATATTAGAGGCAAAAGCACTCTATGAATTGGATTTTCTTCCTACTACAAAGGAATGGCCTGAAGATCTTCCAGATATTAGCTGGGAAGCAGTTTATGAGGAATTGAAGATTATTGCTGATAAAATCAGGGTTTTTGAAATCAATGGAAACAGTAAGGATGCTTTAGATTATCATCAATATAAAGAAGATGGGCTAAATGTAATAGCCGTTGGTGGAGATAAACTATCTAGGGGTCTAACTTTAGAAGGCTTGAGTATCACCTATTATTTCAGAAATACTCTAATGTACGATACATTAATGCAAATGGGCCGATGGTTTGGCTATAGAAAAGGATATATGGATTTATGCAGAATTTATACTTCTGAGGACATTGCTTCGAATTTTGAACATCTTGCTATAGCGATGATTGAACTACGGAAGGAATTCGACAGACTTGCGAAATTGGGTAAAACACCATCTGAGTATGCTGTAAAAATGCTAAGCCATCCCTCTATGACATTAACTAGCCCGTTAAAAATGAGGAATGCTGTTTCGTCTACTGTCATTTACGGGGGAACTTTACAACAGACAAGAATGTTGGATACAGATGAACAGTTTTATAAAAATAATATGGCTGCAACTGAAAAACTGGTTGGTAAACTTCCATTGGTTAAAAGGAATTTTGGTAAAGGAAAAACTAATTACTATGTTTCAGATAACGTTGATTCCACACTTGTGAAGGAATATTTAGCGGAATATAAGACAAGTTCTAGAGTAGAAAAAGTCGACTCTCTTAAAATCTTGAATTATATTGACCTTGTGAATAAACAAGGTGAGCTGACAAGTTGGACTGTTGCGTTTGTAGAAGGAGATCCAGCTGATAGGACTGGTGTGGGTCAATACCCTGTTAATATAGGTGAACTATCCCTAAATTCTGCTGTAGTCCGTGGTGTTAGGGTACCATCTCCAACTAGTAACGCAACCACACTTGATATAAAAGCAATTGTTGCACCTAACCAGGAGTATATTGATATAGATCCTGAAAAGATAAAGGACATAAAAGACAGAGACGAGAAACGCAGAGTGCGACCTAAGGAAAAGGGGTTATTATTAATTTATCCGTTAAATCCCAATGTTACTGTCTTTAATAGTTTGCCTGTACAATTTTCTGATAGACTTGTTCCAATTGGTATTGCTTTCTCCTTCCCTGAAACTACAATTGATGAGACAGTAATCTATCAGACCAACAAAACGGTTTAG